GCAGATGCGTCCCCGGGGGGATATTCAGTAGTTGGCATACCTCAGGAGCTGCCGGCTCTACAAAGAAACGGTCTTTGAAGTTCTCCAGCAAAATGTCGTTCTCCTCCAATGAATCATACAGCGATTGGATGTCTGCATTCATTTCTTGCTTGCCTCCGCCGGGCAATGCAGCTGCTGCCAAGAAGTGTATCAGATGAATATAAGGTTGTCCGTTAAAAATATAGAGCCTTTCAATCCGCTGGCAGTACGGCCCGTAGAGACCATATTGCTCCGTTCCGGCATCATTGGTCAGTAACCGGGAATTCAGAACTTTTTTTTCCAGCTTATGCCCCTCTTCTACGAGCAGTTCCGTAAACCGTTTGCCCTTTGAGAGCTTCTGATGAGAGGTATTGCGCATCACTATCGTTCCAACACCGCTTTTCTTCTGAACGTAGCCTTCCTGGGACAGCTCTTGGACCGCACCCCGGACTGTCATTTTACTGACCCCGAATTCCTTCTCCAGCTGTGGCTCGGAGGGAATGATGCTTCCGAG
The window above is part of the Paenibacillus sp. 1781tsa1 genome. Proteins encoded here:
- a CDS encoding GntR family transcriptional regulator translates to MSLKRKQGPLYQQIQKILKDRILHGVYPLGSIIPSEPQLEKEFGVSKMTVRGAVQELSQEGYVQKKSGVGTIVMRNTSHQKLSKGKRFTELLVEEGHKLEKKVLNSRLLTNDAGTEQYGLYGPYCQRIERLYIFNGQPYIHLIHFLAAAALPGGGKQEMNADIQSLYDSLEENDILLENFKDRFFVEPAAPEVCQLLNIPPGTHLLKRLRNSFDGEGRLIEHSIGCYNTELHHYLVSYDT